A portion of the Candidatus Limnocylindrales bacterium genome contains these proteins:
- a CDS encoding penicillin-binding protein translates to MRSRNKFSSRLSFIGCFCVAGAFTLVGRMYVLQIARGDHYKEISESTKCKDTIEIAYRGPIVDRNGVVLATTTSAAKVSRGGGYTYDAAHAGILSPMLGIDRAALDAKLAQGGDHFRWLSRAVDEDVSTAIHNLRMPGIEIHQSQERSYPQGGTAAHVLGFVGADADGLEGVEKLFDREIRGSSVTVHVCRDVTGRPFLSNSEDTGLNRGGTAYLTLDATLQTIAEVELAKQVQKTHATAGAVVMMDPKTGEILALANVPTFDPNDVDDSPPAARRNRVVTDLFEPGSTMKPFVISAAMDAGLVKPEDKFFCENGKLMVPGWHKPIRDHHPHGLLDVASIIRVSSNICSAKIGWLLGPEREYEYLNAFGFDRLTHVEMPGERRGMVLPPQKWKQINTTTISFGQGISVTAMQLATAYSTLANDGVRMQPRIIRKITDQYGSVTRDFPLQEERRVVSVEVARTMRHMLAAVVSKEGTAAAAMLDGVPAAGKTGTAQKAENGHYSESRWLASFAGFLPVEDPRVVIVVMIDEPKGMHFGGVVAAPVFKAIAEASFDYLGIEREVPAPSDELDKLFDNGDEPMLLEAAVPAGTPPLATPSGAMPDLRGLPLRSAMRALATCGCDVKIDGHGFVVSHDPPPGSTLSPSAAVSLKLAATL, encoded by the coding sequence ATGCGAAGCCGTAACAAATTCAGCTCGCGGCTGTCGTTCATCGGCTGCTTCTGCGTGGCCGGTGCGTTCACGCTCGTCGGCCGCATGTACGTGCTGCAGATCGCGCGCGGCGATCACTACAAGGAGATCTCCGAGAGCACCAAGTGCAAGGACACGATCGAGATCGCCTACCGCGGGCCGATCGTCGATCGCAACGGCGTGGTGCTGGCCACGACCACTTCGGCGGCCAAGGTTTCGCGCGGTGGCGGCTACACGTACGACGCGGCGCACGCCGGAATTCTCTCGCCGATGCTCGGCATCGACCGCGCGGCGCTCGACGCCAAGCTCGCGCAGGGCGGCGACCATTTTCGCTGGCTGTCGCGCGCCGTCGACGAGGACGTCTCGACGGCGATCCACAACCTTCGGATGCCCGGCATCGAGATCCACCAGAGCCAGGAGCGCAGCTATCCGCAGGGCGGAACCGCTGCCCACGTTCTCGGCTTCGTCGGAGCCGACGCCGACGGTCTCGAAGGCGTGGAGAAGCTCTTCGATCGCGAGATCCGCGGCTCGTCGGTTACGGTCCACGTCTGCCGCGACGTGACCGGGCGCCCGTTCCTCAGCAACAGCGAAGACACCGGGCTCAACCGCGGCGGCACCGCGTACCTGACGCTCGACGCGACGCTGCAGACGATCGCCGAGGTCGAGCTCGCCAAGCAGGTGCAGAAAACCCACGCGACCGCCGGCGCCGTCGTGATGATGGACCCGAAGACCGGCGAGATCCTCGCGCTCGCCAACGTTCCGACGTTCGATCCGAACGACGTCGACGACAGCCCGCCGGCCGCGCGCCGCAACCGCGTCGTCACGGACCTGTTCGAGCCCGGCTCGACGATGAAGCCGTTCGTCATCTCGGCCGCGATGGACGCCGGGCTCGTCAAGCCCGAAGACAAGTTCTTCTGCGAAAACGGCAAGCTCATGGTGCCCGGCTGGCACAAGCCCATCCGCGATCATCATCCGCACGGCCTGCTCGACGTCGCGAGCATCATCCGCGTATCGAGCAACATCTGCTCGGCAAAAATCGGCTGGCTGCTCGGGCCCGAGCGCGAGTACGAGTATCTGAACGCGTTCGGCTTCGACCGCCTGACCCACGTCGAAATGCCCGGCGAGCGCCGCGGCATGGTGCTTCCTCCGCAGAAATGGAAGCAGATCAACACCACGACGATCAGCTTCGGCCAGGGCATCAGTGTGACCGCCATGCAACTGGCGACGGCGTATTCGACGCTCGCCAACGACGGCGTGCGGATGCAGCCGCGCATCATCCGCAAGATCACCGACCAGTACGGCAGCGTCACGCGCGACTTCCCGCTGCAGGAAGAGCGCCGCGTGGTCAGCGTCGAGGTTGCCCGCACGATGCGGCACATGCTTGCCGCCGTCGTCAGCAAGGAAGGCACCGCGGCCGCCGCGATGCTCGACGGCGTTCCCGCCGCCGGCAAGACCGGAACCGCACAGAAAGCCGAGAACGGCCACTACAGCGAGAGTCGCTGGCTCGCATCGTTTGCCGGATTTCTGCCGGTGGAAGATCCGCGCGTCGTCATCGTCGTGATGATCGACGAGCCGAAAGGCATGCACTTCGGCGGCGTCGTCGCCGCTCCGGTGTTCAAGGCGATCGCCGAGGCGAGCTTCGATTACCTCGGCATCGAGCGCGAGGTTCCGGCGCCGAGCGACGAGCTCGACAAGCTGTTCGACAACGGCGACGAGCCGATGCTGCTCGAAGCCGCGGTACCCGCAGGTACGCCTCCGCTCGCGACTCCGTCGGGAGCGATGCCGGATCTGCGCGGGCTGCCGCTGCGTTCGGCGATGCGCGCGCTCGCAACGTGCGGCTGCGACGTAAAGATCGACGGCCACGGTTTCGTCGTCTCGCACGACCCGCCACCCGGGAGCACGCTCTCGCCGTCGGCGGCCGTCTCGCTCAAGCTCGCGGCGACGCTGTGA
- a CDS encoding UDP-N-acetylmuramoyl-L-alanyl-D-glutamate--2,6-diaminopimelate ligase: MTATSAPPRTKVALADLLGRAERRGLEASLVDPDGVAPAQPITGVRVDSRLVEPGDLFVAVPGTHVDGAAYIEEARRRGAAAIVCDPANVPPQIAAIVTGDVAAAAGFLASAFWNDPTDSLELVGVTGTNGKTSSTYLLESVWKAAGREPGIIGTIVQRCRAFEDPSPMTTPSAVDLQQTLARMLAAGTDSVVIEASSHALDQKRVAGCRFRAALFTNLTRDHLDYHQTEERYFAAKASLFRRWLEAGRSAAVLNADDALVASLAGELGHLDVWTYSTEPGASATARVVSADCTLSGIDAVFDLGGTPARIRSPLVGAANLSNLLAVAALARATGVPADAIAAGLSSCPPVPGRMERIYASGGTRSSSDEPAVFVDYAHTPDALERSLLALASQRTGRIVVVFGCGGDRDRGKRPIMGRIAGELADVAVLTSDNPRTEDPHAILDEIEAGAGARMTRAEPAALAAQHTRGYFVEADRLRAIETAIAIAAGEDVVLVAGKGHEDYQDVAGTKRHFDDREVVRAALDRRHGAAAKLEAGSKGDVVRNVVVEKAE, translated from the coding sequence ATGACTGCGACGTCCGCTCCACCCCGCACGAAGGTCGCGCTTGCCGACCTGCTTGGCCGCGCCGAGCGCCGCGGCCTCGAAGCGAGCCTCGTCGATCCCGACGGGGTTGCACCGGCGCAGCCGATCACCGGCGTTCGCGTGGATTCGCGCCTCGTCGAGCCCGGCGATCTGTTCGTTGCCGTGCCCGGCACACACGTCGACGGCGCTGCATATATAGAGGAAGCGCGAAGGCGCGGCGCGGCCGCGATCGTCTGCGATCCGGCAAACGTGCCGCCGCAGATCGCGGCGATCGTCACCGGCGACGTCGCGGCGGCGGCGGGCTTTCTCGCTTCGGCGTTCTGGAACGATCCGACGGACTCGCTCGAGCTCGTCGGCGTGACCGGCACCAACGGCAAGACCAGCTCGACGTATCTTCTCGAGTCGGTCTGGAAAGCGGCCGGCCGCGAACCCGGAATCATCGGCACGATCGTGCAGCGGTGCCGGGCATTCGAAGACCCGTCGCCGATGACGACACCGTCGGCGGTCGACCTTCAGCAGACCCTCGCACGCATGCTCGCGGCGGGCACCGATTCGGTCGTGATCGAGGCATCGTCGCACGCGCTCGACCAGAAGCGCGTGGCAGGCTGCCGTTTCCGCGCCGCGCTGTTTACCAACCTGACCCGCGACCACCTCGATTATCACCAGACCGAAGAGCGTTACTTCGCGGCCAAGGCGTCGCTGTTCCGGCGCTGGCTCGAAGCCGGCCGCAGCGCGGCGGTGCTCAATGCCGACGATGCGCTCGTCGCCAGCCTGGCCGGCGAGCTCGGGCATCTGGATGTCTGGACGTATTCGACCGAGCCGGGAGCGTCGGCGACGGCGCGCGTCGTGTCGGCCGACTGCACGCTTTCGGGAATCGATGCGGTCTTCGATCTCGGCGGCACGCCGGCGCGGATCCGGTCGCCGCTGGTCGGCGCTGCCAACCTGTCCAACCTGCTCGCCGTCGCCGCGCTCGCACGCGCGACCGGAGTCCCGGCCGATGCGATCGCCGCCGGGCTCAGCTCGTGCCCGCCGGTGCCGGGGCGGATGGAGCGGATCTACGCGTCGGGCGGCACGCGAAGCTCGAGCGACGAACCTGCCGTCTTCGTCGACTACGCGCATACGCCCGATGCGCTCGAGCGAAGCCTGCTCGCGCTTGCCAGTCAGCGCACCGGGCGCATCGTCGTCGTGTTCGGCTGCGGCGGCGACCGCGATCGCGGCAAGCGTCCGATCATGGGTCGCATCGCCGGCGAGCTCGCGGACGTTGCCGTGCTCACGTCGGACAATCCCCGTACCGAAGATCCGCATGCGATTCTCGACGAGATCGAAGCCGGCGCCGGTGCACGAATGACACGCGCCGAGCCCGCGGCGCTTGCCGCACAGCACACGCGCGGGTATTTCGTCGAAGCGGATCGGCTTCGCGCAATCGAAACCGCGATCGCGATTGCAGCAGGCGAAGACGTGGTGCTCGTTGCCGGCAAAGGCCACGAGGACTACCAGGACGTCGCCGGGACCAAACGGCATTTCGACGATCGCGAGGTCGTGCGCGCGGCGCTCGACCGCCGGCACGGCGCGGCGGCAAAGCTCGAAGCGGGCAGCAAGGGGGATGTGGTGCGGAATGTGGTGGTGGAGAAGGCCGAGTGA